In Sciurus carolinensis chromosome 13, mSciCar1.2, whole genome shotgun sequence, a genomic segment contains:
- the Kcnf1 gene encoding LOW QUALITY PROTEIN: potassium voltage-gated channel subfamily F member 1 (The sequence of the model RefSeq protein was modified relative to this genomic sequence to represent the inferred CDS: deleted 1 base in 1 codon) produces the protein MDGSGEHSLQEAGSQGSATGDDIEIVVNVGGVRQVLYGDLLSQYPETRLAELINCLAGGYDTIFSLCDDYDPGKREFYFDRDPDAFKCVIEVYYFGEVHMKKGICPICFKNEMDFWKVDLKFLDDCCKSHLSEKREELEEIARRVQLILDDLGVDAAEGRWRRCQKCVWKFLEKPESSCPARVVAVLSFLLILVSSVVMCMGTIPELQVLDAEGNRVEHPTLENVETACIGWFTLEYLLRLFSSPNKLHFALSFMNIVDVLAILPFYVSLTLTHLGARMMELTNVQQAVQALRIMRIARIFKLARHSSGLQTLTYALKRSFKELGLLLMYLAVGIFVFSALGYTMEQSHPETLFKSIPQSFWWAIITMTTVGYGDIYPKTTLGKLNAAISFLCGVIAIALPIHPIINNFVRYYNKQRVLETAAKHELELMELNSTSAGEGKPGGSRSDLDTLPPEPAGKEGPSWGSRLKLSHSDTFIPLLTEEKHHRTRLQSCK, from the exons ATGGACGGGTCCGGGGAGCACAGCCTCCAGGAGGCGGGCAGCCAGGGCTCGGCGACCGGCGACGACATCGAGATCGTCGTCAACGTGGGGGGCGTGCGGCAGGTGCTCTACGGAGACCTCCTGAGCCAGTACCCCGAGACCCGGCTGGCGGAGCTCATCAACTGCTTGGCCGGGGGCTACGACACCATCTTCTCCCTGTGCGACGACTACGACCCGGGCAAGCGCGAGTTCTACTTCGACCGGGACCCGGACGCGTTCAAGTGTGTCATTGAGGTGTACTATTTCGGGGAGGTGCACATGAAGAAGGGCATCTGTCCTATCTGTTTCAAGAACGAGATGGACTTCTGGAAGGTGGACCTCAAATTCCTGGACGACTGCTGCAAGAGCCACCTGAGCGAGAAGCGCGAGGAGCTGGAGGAGATCGCGCGCCGAGTGCAGCTCATCCTGGACGACCTGGGCGTGGACGCGGCCGAGGGCCGCTGGCGCCGCTGCCAGAAGTGCGTCTGGAAGTTCCTGGAGAAGCCCGAGTCCTCGTGCCCCGCACGGGTGGTGGCCGTGCTGTCCTTCCTGCTCATCCTCGTCTCGTCCGTGGTCATGTGCATGGGCACCATCCCCGAGCTGCAGGTGCTGGACGCCGAGGGCAACCGCGTGGAGCACCCGACGCTGGAGAACGTGGAGACGGCGTGCATCGGCTGGTTCACGCTGGAGTACCTGCTGCGACTCTTCTCCTCGCCCAACAAGCTGCACTTCGCCCTGTCCTTCATGAACATCGTGGATGTGCTGGCCATCCTCCCGTTCTACGTGAGCCTCACGCTCACGCACCTGGGCGCCCGCATGATGGAGCTGACCAACGTGCAGCAGGCGGTGCAGGCCCTGCGGATCATGCGCATCGCGCGCATCTTTAAGCTCGCGCGCCACTCCTCGGGCTTGCAGACCCTCACCTACGCCCTGAAGCGCAGCTTCAAGGAACTGGGGTTGCTGCTCATGTACCTGGCCGTGGGCATCTTTGTCTTCTCGGCGCTGGGCTACACCATGGAACAGAGCCACCCTGAGACCCTGTTCAAGAGCATTCCCCAGTCCTTCTGGTGGGCCATCATCACCATGACGACTGTGGGCTACGGTGACATCTAC CCTAAGACCACGCTGGGCAAGCTGAACGCGGCCATTAGCTTCCTGTGCGGGGTCATTGCCATCGCCCTGCCCATCCACCCCATCATCAATAACTTCGTCAGGTACTACAACAAGCAGCGCGTCCTGGAGACCGCTGCCAAGCACGAGCTGGAGCTCATGGAGCTCAACTCCACCAGCGCGGGAGAGGGCAAGCCCGGCGGCTCCCGCAGTGACTTGGACACCCTCCCCCCGGAGCCTGCCGGCAAGGAGGGGCCAAGCTGGGGCAGCCGGCTGAAGCTCTCCCACAGCGACACCTTCATCCCCCTGCTGACGGAGGAGAAGCACCACAGGACCCGGCTCCAGAGCTGCAAGTGA